From Tripterygium wilfordii isolate XIE 37 chromosome 13, ASM1340144v1, whole genome shotgun sequence, the proteins below share one genomic window:
- the LOC120013488 gene encoding probable cytosolic oligopeptidase A has translation MRSHGVLTASFLIINILMAMASSRLSLSRSVHPILRRRAPTKALFCPIKSPKSFLCPLWSSSFSYCLSHKSKTTSATLSFSSSSCCSSLSGPPSMAAAAVATATDAAVDEGLQNNPLLQDFYFPPFDVVEAKHVRPGIRALLKKLESELDELERTVQPSWPNLVEPLEKIVDGLTIVWGVINHLKAVKDNSELRAAIEEVQPEKVKFLLRLGQSKPIYNAFKAIKESTDWHSLSEARKRIVENQIKEAILNGVALEDAKREEFNKIEQELERLSQKFDENVLDATKKFEKLISDKKEIEGLPATALGLAAQTAVSKGHENATAENGPWIITLDAPSFMAVMQHARNRNLREEVYRAYVTRASSGDLDNTPIIDQIIKLRLEKAKLLDYNNYAELSMATKMATVEKAEELIERLRKASWDPAVQDMEDLISFSKKQGALEANDLSHWDTSFWSERLRESKYDINEEELRPYFSLPKVMDGLFSLANKLFGIDIEPADGLAAVWNNDVKFYCVKDSSGSPIAYFYFDPYSRPSEKRGGAWMDEVVARSRILSSNGTSPRLPIAHMVCNQTPPVGDKPSLMTFREVETVFHEFGHALQHMLTKQDEGLVAGIRGIEWDAVELPSQFMENWCYHRDTLMGIAKHYETGENLPEDVYLKLCAARTFRAGSLSLRQLRFASVDLELHTRYVPGGSESVYDVDQRVSRKTQVIPPLPEDRFLCGFSHIFAGGYAAGYYSYKWAEVLSADAFSAFEDAGLEDSKAVKETGHKFRETILALGGGKDPLEVFVAFRGREPSPEPLLRHNGLLPVTSAA, from the exons ATGAGGAGTCATGGAGTCCTAACAGCTAGTTTCCTTATAATCAACATACTCATGGCAATGGCTTCTTCCCGTCTCTCCCTCTCTCGCTCGGTCCATCCAATCCTCAGACGACGCGCTCCGACGAAAGCCCTCTTTTGCCCTATAAAATCCCCCAAGTCTTTTCTCTGTCCCCTCTGGTCTTCCTCCTTCTCCTACTGCCTCTCCCACAAGTCAAAAACCACCTCCGCCACACTCTCTTTCTCGTCCTCCTCTTGCTGCTCGTCTCTCTCTGGTCCTCCTTCGATGGCTGCTGCCGCTGTCGCCACTGCCACTGATGCTGCTGTCGATGAGGGTCTCCAGAACAACCCACTTCTGCAGGACTTCTACTTCCCACCCTTCGATGTTGTCGAGGCCAAGCATGTCCGACCTGGGATTCGCGCTTTGTTGAAGAAACTG GAGAGTGAGTTAGATGAATTGGAGAGAACTGTTCAGCCATCATGGCCCAACTTGGTGGAAcctttggagaagattgttgatGGACTGACCATCGTTTGGGGAGTTATCAATCATCTTAAGGCTGTTAAAGATAATTCCGAACTCCGTGCTGCCATTGAAGAAGTTCAG CCAGAAAAAGTTAAATTTTTGCTTAGGTTGGGACAAAGCAAGCCAATTTACAATGCCTTTAAAGCTATCAAAGAATCCACCGACTGGCATTCGCTGAGTGAAGCTCGCAAACGTATAGTAGAGA ACCAGATAAAGGAAGCTATTCTTAATGGTGTTGCTCTTGAAGATGCTAAAAGAGAGGAATTCAACAAAATTGAACAG GAGTTGGAAAGACTATCTCAGAAGTTTGATGAAAATGTCCTGGATGCCACAAAGAAGTTTGAGAAATTAATTTctgataaaaaagaaattgaaggatTGCCTGCTACAGCCCTTGGATTGGCTGCACAGACAGCAGTATCTAAG GGTCATGAAAATGCAACTGCCGAGAATGGGCCATGGATAATAACGCTGGATGCCCCTAGTTTTATGGCTGTCATGCAACATGCTCGAAACCGTAATTTACGTGAAGAAGTCTACCGTGCATATGTAACCCGTGCCTCAAGTGGCGATCTTGATAATACTCCAATCATTGATCAAATAATAAAACTTAGATTGGAAAAGGCTAAGCTCCTTGATTACAATAACTATGCTGAG TTAAGCATGGCAACAAAAATGGCCACTGTTGAAAAGGCAGAAGAGCTCATAGAAAGGCTTCGTAAAGCTTCTTGGGATCCTGCAGTTCAAG ATATGGAAGACCTTATAAGTTTCTCTAAGAAACAAGGTGCATTGGAAGCCAATGATTTGAGCCACTGGGACACCAGCTTTTGGAGCGAGAGGCTTCGTGAGTCAAAGTATGATATCAATGAG GAAGAATTAAGGCCATATTTCTCATTGCCAAAGGTCATGGATGGCCTTTTCAGCCTTGCGAACAAACTTTTTGGAATAGATATTGAACCAGCTGACGGTCTCGCTGCT GTTTGGAATAATGATGTTAAATTTTATTGCGTCAAAGATTCATCCGGTAGTCCAATTGCGTACTTCTATTTTGATCCATATTCTCGTCCATCTGAAAAAAGAGGAGGTGCATGGATGGATGAGGTAGTTGCTCGAAGTCGAATACTGTCAAGCAATGGTACTTCTCCAAGGTTGCCCATTGCCCACATGGTGTGCAACCAGACACCACCAGTGGGTGACAAGCCAAGTCTCATGACATTCCGTGAG GTTGAGACTGTCTTTCATGAATTTGGCCATGCCCTTCAGCATATGCTAACCAAACAGGACGAGGGCCTAGTTGCTGGGATTCGTGGTATAGAATGGGATGCTGTTGAGTTACCCTCTCAATTCATGGAAAACTGGTGTTACCACCG GGATACTTTGATGGGAATTGCAAAGCACTATGAAACTGGGGAGAATCTTCCCGAAGATGTATATTTGAAGCTGTGTGCAGCTAGGACGTTTCGTGCAGGCTCCCTTAGTCTTCGTCAG TTGAGATTTGCAAGCGTAGATTTGGAGCTGCACACAAGATATGTGCCTGGGGGATCAGAATCCgtttatgatgttgatcagagGGTTTCGAGAAAAACCCAAGTGATCCCTCCGCTGCCAGAGGATAGGTTCCTTTGCGGTTTCAGCCATATATTTGCAG GTGGTTATGCAGCTGGATATTACAGCTACAAG TGGGCGGAGGTGCTATCTGCGGATGCTTTTTCAGCATTTGAGGATGCTGGCTTAGAAGACAGCAAG GCTGTTAAAGAAACAGGCCACAAGTTCCGGGAGACCATTCTTGCTCTCGGGGGTGGAAAAGATCCATTGGAG GTTTTTGTGGCATTCAGAGGACGTGAACCTTCACCGGAGCCATTGCTCAGACATAACGGCCTATTACCAGTGACCAGCGCAGCGTGA
- the LOC120013592 gene encoding uncharacterized protein At5g65660-like: MIMMESPDYSPPHMDPSRPSLGFPLGTALLLIVIFSLSGIISCCYHWDKLRSLRGSFLDVDGMVDPESGIEPASNSNRDLKQNKSQSLPVLMPGDQVPKFIALPCPREPPAPEKVLFKVEKPLKPPLLAVPLYI, translated from the exons ATGATCATGATGGAGAGTCCGGATTATTCGCCCCCACACATGGACCCATCACGGCCGTCCCTTGGTTTCCCTCTCGGCACTGCGCTTCTCTTGATCGTTATCTTCAGCTTGAGCGGAATCATCTCCTGTTGTTATCACTGGGACAAGCTCAGGTCCCTCCGCGGATCATTCCTCGACGTAGACGGCATGGTCGATCCCGAATCTGGCATCGAACCAGCTTCGAATTCAAACAGG GATTTGAAGCAGAACAAGAGCCAGAGCTTACCTGTGCTAATGCCGGGAGATCAGGTTCCGAAGTTTATTGCATTGCCTTGTCCACGTGAGCCGCCGGCGCCGGAGAAGGTTCTCTTTAAGGTCGAGAAGCCACTAAAGCCGCCACTATTGGCGGTGCCTTTATACATATAA
- the LOC120013489 gene encoding protein BRICK 1 → MARAGGITNAVNVGIAVQADWENREFISHISLNVRRLSEFLVQFEATTKSKLASLNEKLDTLERRLELLEVQVGTASANPSLFAT, encoded by the exons ATGGCAAGAGCAGGAGGGATAACTAACGCCGTGAATGTGGGTATTGCTGTCCAGGCTGATTGGGAGAATCGCGAGTTCATCTCCCATATTTCCCTCAACGTCCGCCGCCTCTCTGAGTTCCTCGTCCAATTTG AGGCTACAACAAAGAGCAAGTTGGCATCTTTGAATGAGAAACTTGATACATTGGAGCGCCGCCTAGAGCTGCTAGAGGTCCAAGTGGGTACTGCTTCCGCCAACCCATCTCTTTTTGCTACCTGA
- the LOC120012588 gene encoding uncharacterized protein LOC120012588, protein MTYGGFENAFVVDPLGRKGGLVLFWSSDWDVSIENYSQRHIKATIREGLLGNSWCLTCFYGHPDARKRSESWDLLKSLRPSPQMGWLCLGDFNAIMNLTEKVGGSVLIGSHMSSFSAAISSAGLVDLGDQGQRFTWSNKRKVLGSFIKERLDRAFGNVEWINMVGLFEVKSFGVSNSDHCCLEIKWGVSLRRKAPGGQIGEMIWLVLRPLLRWVAKVREESKNQEETLLNELAVQIQKEDEFNQVDLARIRSSLEGIRDEKEAVLRHQAKQIWLKEGDKNTRYFHACVNNRRKKNGIEKIRDSDGFVWEEKGDIQRAFHGYFNSLFTSSDPQSAEDSLLDFKSMVSESQNVMLTQEVNMEEVCLAVQQIDQIKAPGPDGFSSGFYKQHWDVVGLDVLGAVDNFLKSGVMPPEVNLTHIALIPKVLHPESVTEFRPISLCNVLYKIISKVLANRLKKVLPGVVGENQSAFVQGRLISDNILVAFEVLHSMSTKQRGHSNYMAVKLDMSKAYDRMEWSFVDMVMSRMGFCLQWRKWILACLTSVTYAVIVNGEPGELIVPTRGLRQGDPLSPMLFVICSEVLSFYLQQEIEKKTFRGFPFGRGSLLVSHLFFADDSLIFCRATKSDWLCIRNILAVYERQSGQMVNVDKTALYFSKHTSMATKNLMKSLIGVKEIKAYENYLGLPSLLGRSKKKSLMYIVERVKQKVNSWKNNFLSFAGREVLIKSVLQSIPTYAMQIFRFPVNLCQDLDQVFRSFWWGGRSGEKQKISWVSWERMCKAKEEGGLGIRSSPSFNEALLAKQFWRILKNPNSLVGSVMKLKYFPNSSILYAVHKASMSYAWQSILSAGVLIKSGLVWRIGDGRSVRIWKDNWLGEPLIWDENLRLHGFLEEDRVVVLMDANMGWWNMDLIAAIFPEDIASKIFRIPLYPRNGPDQLSWNGTKSGVFSVKSGYHRSLSQKRMMEASSSFRNGREGLWRSVWSLKSHASTQVFLWRVLNNALPTYSNLLSRRVITDARCPLCHKSVESLIHVMWTCDYTVKVFENSSLPIQKLSASFLDFEQLWNSALAKLTNTDLAILATTCRLIWQRRNSFLYENEFMNSLQLARYAISSTQPSVLDPSPSLPYMNSLEVWQPPEEGFIKVNWDAGINEAKNKTGMGVVIRDSTGDLLGSQALSRPIALSPTMAEAEAALSAVWFALDMGFRDIVLEGDSQLVIRDLQSEESGLTEWCGIIKEIKRVLKGCLSCQFSHVRRTGNGAAHFMAKEALKLECPQMWVEEGPDGLSLIVQRDKEAFISHR, encoded by the exons ATGAC TTACGGGGGTTTTGAGAATGCTTTTGTGGTTGATCCTTTGGGCAGAAAAGGGGGTCTTGTCTTGTTTTGGAGCTCAGACTGGGATGTGTCTATTGAGAATTATTCTCAGAGGCATATCAAAGCAACTATTCGAGAGGGTTTGTTGGGGAATTCTTGGTGCCTGACTTGCTTTTACGGGCACCCTGATGCAAGGAAAAGATCAGAGAGCTGGGATTTGTTGAAGTCTTTGCGTCCTAGTCCTCAAATGGGATGGTTGTGCTTAGGGGATTTTAATGCGATTATGAATCTGACTGAAAAGGTGGGGGGTAGTGTTTTAATTGGGAGTCATATGAGCAGTTTTTCTGCAGCAATAAGCTCGGCTGGGCTGGTGGATTTGGGGGACCAGGGTCAGAGATTTACTTGGAGTAATAAGAGAAaggttcttggaagttttattAAAGAAAGGTTGGATAGAGCCTTTGGAAACGTTGAATGGATTAATATGGTGGGTTTATTTGAAGTAAAGAGTTTTGGTGTATCAAACTCAGATCACTGTTGTCTAGAAATAAAATGGGGGGTTTCTTTGAGAAGAAAAGCTCCAG GCGGTCAAATAGGAGAAATGATTTGGTTGGTGTTACGTCCTCTTTTGAGATGGGTGGCCAAAGTGAGGGAGGAGagcaaaaatcaagaggaaacTCTTCTTAATGAATTAGCGGTGCAGATccaaaaagaagatgaatttaACCAGGTGGATTTGGCGCGGATCAGAAGTTCTTTGGAGGGTATCCGTGATGAGAAGGAGGCGGTCCTAAGACATCAGGCAAAACAGATATGGTTAAAGGAGGGTGATAAAAATACGCGGTATTTCCACGCTTGTGTAAACAATAGACGGAAGAAGAATGGTATTGAGAAAATTCGTGACTCTGATGGATTTGTTTGGGAGGAGAAGGGGGATATTCAAAGGGCTTTCCATGGTTATTTCAATTCTCTATTTACTTCTTCGGATCCTCAATCTGCAGAAGATTCTCTTCTTGATTTTAAGTCGATGGTTTCAGAGAGTCAAAATGTGATGCTAACGCAGGAAGTCAATATGGAAGAAGTGTGTTTGGCAGTTCAACAAATCGATCAGATTAAAGCCCCTGGGCCAGATGGCTTCTCCTCTGGGTTTTACAAGCAACATTGGGATGTTGTTGGTCTGGATGTATTGGGGGCTGTGGATAATTTTCTTAAATCAGGGGTGATGCCACCAGAGGTAAACCTTACACATATTGCTCTTATTCCAAAGGTTTTGCATCCAGAGAGTGTTACGGAGTTTCGTCCGATTAGTTTATGCAATGTGCTGTATAAGATTATATCTAAAGTGTTAGCAAACAGATTGAAAAAAGTATTGCCGGGTGTTGTAGGGGAAAATCAATCTGCTTTTGTCCAAGGGAGGTTAATATCAGATAATATTCTTGTGGCTTTTGAAGTGTTGCATAGTATGAGTACGAAACAAAGGGGGCATTCTAATTACATGGCAGTCAAATTAGATATGAGCAAAGCCTACGATAGAATGGAATGGAGTTTTGTGGACATGGTTATGAGTCGGATGGGGTTTTGTTTGCAATGGAGAAAGTGGATTTTGGCCTGCCTTACTTCTGTGACTTATGCTGTGATTGTCAATGGTGAACCGGGGGAGTTAATTGTTCCAACAAGGGGGCTGCGTCAAGGAGATCCTCTCTCTCCAATGCTTTTTGTTATATGTTCGGAGGTGCTAAGTTTTTACTTGCAACAGGAGATAGAGAAAAAGACTTTTCGGGGATTTCCTTTTGGTCGTGGTTCACTGCTTGTATCACACCTTTTTTTTGCTGATGATAGTCTAATCTTCTGTCGGGCAACCAAATCTGATTGGCTTTGTATTCGGAATATCTTGGCAGTGTATGAGAGGCAATCTGGACAGATGGTGAATGTGGATAAAACAGCATTGTATTTCAGCAAGCACACATCTATGGCCACAAAGAATTTGATGAAGAGTTTGATTGGGGTAAAGGAGATTAAAGCCTATGAAAACTATCTGGGTTTACCGTCTTTATTAGGAAGATCTAAGAAGAAATCACTGATGTATATTGTTGAGAGAGTTAAACAGAAGGTTAATAGCTGGAAAAataatttcctttcttttgcaGGGCGAGAGGTCTTGATCAAGTCGGTTCTTCAATCAATTCCAACTTATGCTATGCAGATTTTTAGATTTCCAGTTAATTTGTGTCAAGATTTGGATCAAGTCTTTCGGTCCTTTTGGTGGGGAGGGAGGTCAGGAGAGAAACAAAAGATTTCTTGGGTGTCTTGGGAAAGAATGTGTAAAGCAAAGGAGGAAGGAGGCTTAGGGATCCGAAGTTCTCCTTCTTTTAATGAGGCTCTCTTAGCAAAACAATTCTGGCGTATTTTAAAGAATCCAAATTCCTTGGTGGGGAGTGTAATGAAGCTTAAATATTTTCCAAACTCTTCCATCTTATATGCAGTCCATAAAGCCAGTATGTCTTATGCTTGGCAAAGTATCCTTTCAGCTGGTGTTTTAATTAAGTCGGGGTTAGTTTGGAGAATTGGGGATGGAAGATCAGTGAGAATTTGGAAGGACAATTGGCTGGGAGAACCGTTAATATGGGATGAAAATCTGAGACTGCATGGATTCTTGGAGGAGGATAGAGTGGTGGTTTTAATGGATGCCAATATGGGGTGGTGGAATATGGACCTTATTGCTGCTATTTTTCCAGAAGATATTGCATCAAAGATTTTTAGAATTCCTTTGTATCCCAGAAATGGCCCTGACCAGTTGAGCTGGAATGGGACAAAGTCGGGTGTGTTTTCTGTTAAGAGCGGTTACCATCGTTCTTTATCTCAAAAAAGGATGATGGaagcttcttcttcatttaGGAATGGCAGAGAAGGCTTATGGAGATCGGTGTGGTCTTTGAAATCTCACGCTTCTACTCAGGTTTTTCTTTGGCGTGTTCTGAACAATGCTCTTCCGACTTATTCTAATCTCTTGAGTAGGCGAGTTATTACAGATGCTCGATGTCCGTTATGCCACAAATCAGTGGAATCTCTAATTCATGTGATGTGGACTTGTGATTATACAGTGAAAGTTTTTGAAAATAGCTCTCTCCCTATCCAGAAGTTGAGTGCAAGTTTCTTGGATTTTGAGCAGCTTTGGAATTCAGCTTTGGCAAAACTTACAAATACTGATCTAGCTATTTTGGCTACAACTTGCCGATTGATATGGCAACGACGAAATTCCTTCTTGTATGAAAATGAATTCATGAACTCTTTACAGCTGGCCAGGTATGCTATTTCCTCTACTCAACCTAGTGTGCTGGACCCCTCTCCTTCATTACCATATATGAATTCTCTAGAGGTATGGCAGCCACCTGAGGAGGGTTTTATCAAAGTCAATTGGGATGCAGGGATTAATGAAGCAAAAAATAAGACAGGTATGGGGGTGGTTATTAGGGACTCAACTGGTGACTTGCTGGGGTCTCAAGCTTTATCTAGGCCGATCGCTTTATCTCCAACTATGGCGGAGGCGGAAGCTGCTCTTTCGGCTGTGTGGTTTGCACTTGATATGGGTTTTAGAGACATTGTATTGGAAGGGGATTCACAGTTAGTTATTAGGGACCTTCAAAGTGAGGAGTCTGGGTTGACGGAATGGTGCGGGATCATTAAGGAAATTAAGAGGGTGTTAAAGGGTTGTTTGTCTTGCCAATTCTCTCATGTGAGGCGGACGGGTAATGGGGCAGCTCATTTTATGGCTAAAGAAGCTTTGAAGTTGGAGTGCCCGCAAATGTGGGTTGAGGAAGGTCCAGATGGTCTGTCTCTCATTGTTCAGAGAGATAAGGAGGCATTTATATCTCACAGGTAG
- the LOC120013487 gene encoding nodulation receptor kinase-like gives MMDAWISRRIECCFFLLLVFIRSVCTQEGFVSIACCANQNFTEPNTTIAWVSDDGWFHERTNCSNISRPRENGYDRARIFDIESGRRCYSLKTTKDRDYLIRGTFLVHKSEQPQGSSFDVQIGVIPLGVVNPSDDLVLEGIFGATNEYIDFCLAKNKGDLFISKLELRPLDNDLGYLQGNSSGVLKVVKRVDLGNNGEEDVRYPDDQYDRIWRIPDPQTISPLSSKRSSNISIYNANVTVPAKVLQTAVAATDLLQIFHNDLDTGDYNYTVILHFLELDDSVTVGQRVFDIYINSNKRGASFDILATGTKYARLALNFTANGSLNLTMAKVPNAFDVGPICNAYEILQVRPWVQATNQDDVGAIMKVRDELLGHNKEIGLWDGWSGDPCLPPPWEGLTCSTSNGFSVITGLDLSKRKLQGPLPPSIIELAYLTNLNLSHNHFKGEIPAFYASSMLISVDLSHNDLIGLLPLSFTSLPHLKILYFGCNPNLTKDPKTSFNSQSYMTDSGACGGSQKSRRSTSRIMIGTIASGSLLITVGTIFACFYRRKYVGRGKYDKKWSPKMKNAVFSLPSITDVPLKAITIQAFTLQYIEAATQKYKTLIGEGGFGSVYRGTLTDGQEVAVKVRSSTSTQGTREFENELNLLSAIRHENLVPLLGYCGEHDQQILVYPFMANGSLQDRLYGEAAKRKALDWPTRLSVALGAARGLTHLHTFAGRSIIHRDVKSSNILLDHSMCAKVADFGFSKYAPQEGDSGASLEVRGTAGYLDPEYYSTQHLSAKSDVFSFGVVLLEIVSGREPLNIQRPRNEWSLVEWAKPYIRESKIDEIVDPSIKGGYHAEAMWRVVEVALACIEPFSAYRPCMADIVRELEDALIIENNASEYMKSIDSLGGYSLAGSNRFSIVIPPTLPQVEPSPINTQALAPPEPR, from the exons ATGATGGATGCTTGGATATCTAGACGGATTGAGTGTTGTTTCTTTCTCCTCCTTGTTTTTATCAGATCAGTTTGCACACAGGAAG GTTTTGTGAGCATAGCATGCTGTGCAAACCAAAATTTTACAGAGCCAAATACTACAATAGCTTGGGTATCCGATGATGGATGGTTCCATGAAAGAACAAATTGCAGCAACATAAGCCGGCCACGAGAGAACGGATATGACAGGGCTCGGATTTTCGATATTGAATCAGGGAGAAGATGTTATAGTTTAAAGACAACTAAAGACAGGGACTATCTGATCAGGGGCACATTCCTTGTTCACAAATCTGAGCAGCCTCAGGGATCTTCTTTTGATGTTCAGATTGGTGTTATACCACTTGGTGTAGTGAACCCGTCAGACGACTTGGTTTTGGAGGGGATTTTTGGAGCTACTAATGAGTATATCGACTTCTGCTTAGCCAAAAATAAGGGAGATCTCTTCATCTCAAAGCTTGAGCTGAGGCCGCTGGACAATGATTTGGGGTATCTGCAGGGGAATTCTTCCGGTGTTCTGAAAGTGGTCAAAAGGGTAGATCTGGGAAacaatggagaagaagatgtCAG GTACCCAGATGACCAATATGACAGAATTTGGAGAATACCTGATCCTCAGACGATTTCCCCATTGTCATCAAAACGGAGTAGCAACATTTCCATCTACAATGCTAATGTGACAGTGCCAGCGAAAGTTCTTCAAACAGCAGTAGCTGCTACTGATTTGTTGCAGATTTTTCACAATGACCTTGACACAGGAGATTATAACTACACCGTGATCCTCCACTTTCTTGAGCTCGATGACTCTGTCACAGTAGGGCAAAGAGTGTTTGACATATACATCAACAGCAACAAGAGGGGGGCGAGTTTTGATATATTGGCTACTGGGACTAAATATGCAAGACTTGCTCTGAATTTTACAGCTAATGGGTCTTTAAACCTGACAATGGCCAAGGTCCCAAATGCGTTTGATGTTGGACCCATTTGCAATGCTTATGAGATATTGCAGGTGCGCCCTTGGGTTCAAGCGACTAACCAAGACGATG TGGGGGCGATAATGAAGGTGAGAGATGAACTGTTGGGGCATAACAAAGAGATTGGGCTATGGGATGGATGGTCAGGAGACCCATGCCTTCCTCCTCCTTGGGAAGGTCTAACCTGCTCTACCAGCAATGGTTTCTCAGTCATCACTGGACT GGACCTTTCCAAAAGAAAACTTCAAGGACCTCTTCCACCCAGCATCATTGAGCTAGCCTACTTGACAAATTT GAATTTGAGCCACAATCATTTCAAGGGTGAAATCCCGGCATTCTATGCATCCTCCATGTTGATCTCAGT GGATTTAAGCCACAATGATCTTATAGGGCTTCTTCCACTGTCTTTTACTTCACTTCCACATCTGAAAATTCT ATACTTTGGGTGCAATCCCAATCTCACCAAAGACCCTAAAACCAGCTTCAACAGCCAAAGCTATATGACAGA TTCTGGAGCATGTGGTGGTAGCCAGAAATCAAGACGTTCGACCAGCAGAATCATGATTGGCACTATCGCTTCTGGATCCTTGCTCATCACAGTTGGAACAATTTTCGCTTGCTTTTACAGGAGAAAATATGTTGGTAGGGGAAAATATGATAAGAAATGGAGCCCGAAGATGAAGA ATGCTGTATTCTCTCTACCCAGCATAACTGATGTTCCTTTGAAGGCAATAACTATTCAAGCATTTACTCTGCAATACATTGAAGCTGCCACCCAGAAGTACAAAACATTGATCGGTGAAGGAGGTTTTGGATCTGTGTACCGTGGCACTCTTACTGATGGCCAGGAAGTTGCAGTGAAAGTCCGGTCATCCACCTCAACTCAGGGTACCCGTGAGTTTGAAAATGAG CTAAACCTTCTTTCGGCTATTCGACATGAAAATCTTGTACCTCTTCTTGGTTATTGTGGTGAACATGACCAACAAATACTGGTTTACCCTTTTATGGCTAACGGGTCTCTGCAAGATCGTCTCTATG GGGAAGCAGCTAAAAGGAAAGCTTTGGACTGGCCAACCAGACTTTCTGTGGCTCTCGGTGCAGCTCGAG GTTTAACACATCTACACACATTTGCTGGGCGTAGCATCATACATAGGGATGTCAAATCAAGCAACATACTTCTGGATCACAGCATGTGTGCTAAGGTGGCCGACTTTGGCTTCTCAAAGTATGCACCCCAAGAAGGTGACAGTGGCGCTTCTTTGGAAGTACGAGGCACAGCCGGGTACTTGGATCCAGA GTACTATTCCACCCAGCATTTGTCTGCTAAAAGTGACGTGTTTAGCTTTGGTGTGGTTCTGCTAGAAATTGTAAGTGGTCGGGAGCCTCTAAATATACAGAGGCCACGGAATGAGTGGAGCTTGGTCGAATGG GCCAAACCCTATATAAGGGAATCAAAGATAGATGAAATTGTGGATCCTAGCATAAAGGGAGGATACCATGCTGAGGCAATGTGGAGAGTGGTCGAGGTGGCATTAGCATGCATTGAGCCCTTCTCAGCTTATCGGCCATGCATGGCTGACATTGTCCGAGAGCTCGAAGATGCTTTGATAATAGAAAATAATGCATCTGAATACATGAAGTCTATAGACAGTTTAGGAGGATACAGCTTGGCAGGGTCCAATCGCTTCTCAATTGTTATACCACCCACTCTTCCCCAAGTAGAACCATCACCAATTAACACACAAGCTTTGGCTCCTCCAGAGCCAAGATAG